A section of the Pseudomonas sp. Q1-7 genome encodes:
- a CDS encoding PAAR domain-containing protein, translating into MKGIIRVGDKTTGGGTVISGSAVMKFHGIGVARVGDTVSCPIPGHGPTVVAEGHPVFKDHGVPVAFHGHRCACGCVLLTSLPEATAS; encoded by the coding sequence ATGAAAGGAATCATTCGAGTTGGTGACAAAACCACTGGTGGCGGCACGGTTATTTCGGGCTCTGCTGTCATGAAGTTCCACGGAATTGGCGTGGCGCGGGTTGGCGATACCGTCAGTTGTCCGATTCCTGGCCATGGTCCGACGGTTGTCGCCGAGGGACATCCGGTATTCAAGGACCACGGCGTGCCAGTTGCCTTTCATGGCCATCGCTGTGCCTGCGGTTGTGTGCTTCTGACCTCGCTGCCTGAAGCGACGGCGAGCTGA